A single window of Archangium gephyra DNA harbors:
- a CDS encoding ZIP family metal transporter, producing MPLAVALTLYSLIILLGAVVGALAVVFTRKPTRLVTFLAFAAGVMFGAAFFHMLPEAYHGGGFWAFALVPAGFVFLLVLERYVLTHACEEPPECEEHMHGNTLGLTAFLGLSAHTLFDGVALGSAVKEGVGVMALLAITSHKIPSSLSLASILKAEGKSSGRILGFAVLYGLMVPVGAVLYFAFDAVLRFESLAPRALAFSAGTFLYVAVSDLLPHVNRHGKDNRGRNLVALAVGLLLMLALAQVTEHPGH from the coding sequence ATGCCTCTCGCGGTAGCCCTCACCCTCTATTCGCTGATCATCCTGCTGGGCGCCGTCGTGGGTGCGCTGGCGGTGGTGTTCACCCGGAAGCCGACGCGGCTGGTGACGTTCCTGGCGTTCGCGGCGGGGGTGATGTTCGGGGCGGCCTTCTTCCACATGCTGCCGGAGGCGTACCACGGGGGAGGGTTCTGGGCGTTCGCGCTGGTGCCCGCGGGCTTCGTGTTCCTGCTGGTGCTCGAGCGGTACGTGCTGACGCACGCGTGCGAGGAGCCGCCGGAGTGCGAGGAGCACATGCACGGGAACACGCTGGGGCTGACGGCGTTCCTGGGGCTGTCGGCGCACACGCTGTTCGACGGCGTCGCGCTGGGCTCGGCGGTGAAGGAAGGCGTGGGGGTGATGGCGCTGCTGGCCATCACCTCGCACAAGATTCCCTCGTCGCTGTCGCTGGCGTCCATCCTCAAGGCCGAGGGGAAGAGCTCGGGACGCATCCTGGGCTTCGCGGTGCTGTACGGGTTGATGGTGCCGGTGGGGGCGGTGCTGTACTTCGCCTTCGACGCGGTGCTGCGCTTCGAGTCCCTGGCCCCGAGGGCGCTGGCCTTCTCGGCGGGCACGTTCCTGTACGTGGCGGTGTCGGACCTGCTGCCGCACGTGAACCGGCATGGCAAGGACAACCGGGGGCGCAACCTGGTGGCGCTGGCGGTGGGCCTGCTGCTGATGCTGGCGCTCGCGCAGGTGACGGAGCACCCCGGACACTGA
- a CDS encoding sigma-70 family RNA polymerase sigma factor produces MATAANLEEHRAALTGHCYRMLGSAAEADDAVQETMVRAWRNLDRFEARSSMRTWLYSIATRVCLDALGDRSRRARPMEEGPVGTPDDTLTQLPGSHWLEPIPDARALPSDADPSELVVLRQSIRLAFVAALQHLPPRQRAVLLLTEVLGWSAAEVAESLETSVASVNSALQRARATLATRDLTQARAPLSDAQSTLLNRYVEAFERYDVAALTGLLHQDATLSMPPFSLWLRGHEPIRQWLLGRGSGCRGSRLVPTSASGSPAFGQYRPPAEPGGPHKPWALIVLELSGDRIAAMNSFLDTETLFPRFGLPPELAP; encoded by the coding sequence ATGGCCACCGCCGCCAACCTCGAGGAACATCGCGCAGCACTCACCGGCCACTGCTACCGCATGCTCGGCTCGGCCGCCGAGGCCGATGACGCCGTGCAGGAGACGATGGTGCGCGCCTGGCGCAACCTGGACCGGTTCGAGGCGCGCTCGTCCATGCGCACCTGGCTGTACAGCATCGCCACCCGCGTGTGTCTCGATGCGCTGGGCGATCGCTCGCGCCGCGCCCGCCCGATGGAGGAAGGTCCCGTCGGCACGCCCGACGACACCCTCACCCAGCTGCCGGGCTCCCATTGGCTCGAGCCCATCCCCGATGCGCGCGCCCTCCCCTCGGACGCAGATCCCTCCGAGCTGGTGGTGCTGCGCCAGAGCATCCGCCTCGCCTTCGTGGCCGCGCTCCAGCACCTTCCTCCCCGGCAGCGCGCGGTGCTGCTGCTGACCGAGGTCCTCGGTTGGTCCGCCGCCGAGGTCGCCGAGAGCCTCGAGACGTCGGTCGCCTCGGTCAACAGCGCCCTCCAGCGGGCCCGGGCCACGCTCGCCACCCGGGACCTCACCCAGGCCCGCGCGCCGCTGTCCGACGCCCAGTCCACCCTGCTCAACCGGTATGTCGAGGCCTTCGAGCGCTACGACGTGGCCGCGCTCACCGGGCTGCTCCACCAGGACGCGACCCTGTCGATGCCGCCCTTCTCGCTGTGGCTTCGTGGTCACGAGCCCATCCGCCAGTGGCTTCTGGGGCGGGGCTCGGGCTGCCGGGGCTCCCGGCTGGTGCCCACCTCGGCCAGCGGCTCGCCCGCCTTCGGGCAGTACCGGCCTCCCGCGGAACCGGGGGGACCCCATAAGCCGTGGGCGCTCATCGTGCTCGAGCTCTCGGGGGACCGCATCGCCGCGATGAACTCGTTCCTCGACACCGAGACGTTGTTCCCGCGCTTCGGTCTGCCCCCGGAACTGGCCCCCTGA
- a CDS encoding VOC family protein, which produces MAASNSRKLFVNLPVKDLKRSIAFFTKLGFSFNPQFTDENATSMIISEEAFVMLLNEKRFKDFTRNQICDTRTSTEGLFCLSCSSKDEVNEMVKTAIAEGGRHAMEPQDHGFMYAWSFYDLDGHHWEVMWMDPAAFTK; this is translated from the coding sequence ATGGCCGCGAGCAATTCCCGGAAGCTCTTCGTCAACCTGCCCGTCAAGGACCTGAAGCGGTCGATCGCGTTCTTCACGAAGCTCGGCTTCTCGTTCAACCCGCAGTTCACCGACGAGAACGCGACCAGCATGATCATCAGCGAGGAGGCCTTCGTGATGCTCCTCAACGAGAAGCGCTTCAAGGACTTCACCCGGAACCAGATCTGCGACACCCGCACCTCGACCGAGGGCCTCTTCTGCCTGTCGTGCAGCAGCAAGGACGAGGTGAACGAGATGGTGAAGACGGCGATCGCGGAGGGCGGAAGGCACGCCATGGAGCCGCAGGATCACGGCTTCATGTACGCCTGGAGCTTCTACGACCTCGACGGGCACCACTGGGAGGTGATGTGGATGGACCCGGCGGCGTTCACGAAGTGA
- a CDS encoding dicarboxylate/amino acid:cation symporter, with product MAVQPLQATPAPRGLHRHLYVQVLVAIALGALIGHFFPNLGASLKPLGDGFIKLVKMVISPVIFLTVVTGIAGSTDLNKVGRVAAKAFAYFLTFSSLALVVGMVIANVVRPGQGMNIDPSTLTSAKEVSDYASKAHDQSLVKFLLNIIPNTVVSAFSEGDILQVLFVSVLFGVALAMIGEKARPTLQVLESLSHAFFRLVGILMKAAPIGAFGAFAFTIGKYGIGSVVNLAALVLTFYLTSAVFVLVVLGAVARYNGFSILRLIRYLKAELLLVLGTSSSEAALPSLLEKMERAGCPKQIVGLVVPTGYSFNLDGTNIYMTLAALFIAQATNTHLTLGQQVLLLLVAMVSSKGAAGVTGAGFITLAATLSVVPSVPIAGMALILGIDRFMSECRALTNFIGNAVATVVVSNWEGGLDRKTFDEVLRAPALPSPTQAPGTAAAE from the coding sequence ATGGCCGTCCAGCCCCTCCAGGCCACGCCCGCTCCTCGCGGCCTCCACCGCCACCTCTACGTCCAGGTGCTCGTGGCGATCGCCCTGGGCGCGCTGATCGGCCACTTCTTCCCGAACCTCGGCGCGTCGCTGAAGCCGTTGGGAGACGGCTTCATCAAGCTGGTGAAGATGGTGATCTCCCCCGTCATCTTCCTCACGGTGGTGACGGGCATCGCGGGGTCCACGGACCTGAACAAGGTGGGCCGCGTGGCCGCGAAGGCCTTCGCCTACTTCCTCACCTTCTCGTCGCTCGCCCTGGTGGTGGGCATGGTCATCGCCAACGTGGTGCGGCCGGGGCAGGGGATGAACATCGACCCGAGCACCCTCACCTCCGCGAAAGAGGTGAGCGACTATGCCTCCAAGGCGCATGACCAGTCGCTGGTGAAGTTCCTGCTCAACATCATCCCCAACACGGTGGTGAGCGCCTTCTCCGAGGGCGACATCCTCCAGGTGCTGTTCGTCTCCGTGCTGTTCGGCGTCGCCCTGGCGATGATCGGAGAGAAGGCCCGGCCCACGCTGCAGGTGCTCGAGTCGCTGAGCCACGCCTTCTTCCGGTTGGTGGGCATCCTCATGAAGGCCGCGCCCATCGGAGCCTTTGGCGCGTTCGCCTTCACCATCGGCAAGTACGGCATCGGCTCGGTGGTGAACCTGGCGGCGCTCGTGCTCACCTTCTACCTGACGTCGGCCGTCTTCGTGCTCGTGGTGCTGGGGGCGGTGGCCCGCTACAACGGCTTCTCCATTTTGCGCCTCATCCGCTACCTCAAGGCGGAGCTGCTGCTCGTGCTCGGCACCAGCTCGTCCGAGGCCGCGCTGCCCAGCCTGCTGGAGAAGATGGAGCGGGCGGGCTGCCCCAAGCAGATCGTCGGCCTGGTGGTGCCCACCGGGTACTCCTTCAACCTCGATGGCACCAACATCTACATGACGCTGGCGGCGCTCTTCATCGCCCAGGCGACCAACACCCACTTGACCCTCGGCCAGCAGGTGCTGCTGCTGCTGGTGGCCATGGTCAGCTCCAAGGGTGCGGCCGGAGTGACGGGCGCGGGCTTCATCACCCTGGCGGCGACGCTGTCGGTGGTGCCCTCGGTGCCCATCGCCGGCATGGCGCTCATCCTCGGTATCGATCGCTTCATGTCCGAGTGCCGCGCGTTGACCAACTTCATCGGCAACGCCGTGGCCACCGTCGTGGTGTCCAACTGGGAAGGGGGCCTGGACCGCAAGACCTTCGACGAGGTCCTGCGCGCTCCGGCCCTCCCATCTCCCACTCAGGCCCCGGGCACCGCCGCGGCCGAGTAG
- a CDS encoding COG3014 family protein, producing MSDSRRHGVLGRAVLVLAGMVLLSGCAGDYVARTRNLRTAYERESYELALSELDAVAKQGSGKDTLLVLLDRGMVLHAAGRWRDSIQVLAEADRLAAELDVVSVSEEAGTLLTNERERAYRGEDFERLMISVLQALNYAQLDQDEEALVEVRRVNERLRKMIDEEKKPYEQLAIARYLGGVLYEDQREWDSAYIDYAKALELEPGLGPLAEPLLRLAKKTGRLDEYERLRKRFPDVAHEPLGPGEGQVLVVVESGLAPEKEPADRRLETHDLIQVPMFRDRGRPGLARVWVGDSGQRAVTVTSLADVAKVHLNDRIGRMLARQVAGAVAKAGLAAGAGALTKSRELGALTFLLLNTMNQPDLRSWMSLPAEFQLARFRLPAGRHTVTVEAAGLRTEREVEVQPGRVRILVLRRYD from the coding sequence ATGAGCGACTCGCGCCGTCACGGTGTGCTGGGACGTGCCGTGCTCGTGCTGGCGGGCATGGTGCTGCTGTCCGGTTGCGCGGGGGACTACGTCGCGCGGACGCGCAACCTGCGCACCGCGTACGAGCGCGAGTCCTATGAGCTCGCGCTGAGCGAGCTGGACGCGGTGGCGAAGCAGGGCTCGGGCAAGGACACGCTGCTGGTGCTGCTGGACCGGGGCATGGTGCTGCATGCCGCGGGGCGGTGGCGGGATAGCATCCAGGTGCTGGCGGAGGCGGACCGGCTGGCCGCGGAGCTGGACGTCGTCTCCGTGAGCGAGGAGGCCGGGACGCTCCTCACCAACGAGCGGGAGCGTGCCTACCGGGGCGAGGACTTCGAGCGGTTGATGATCTCCGTGCTGCAGGCGCTCAACTACGCGCAGCTGGACCAGGACGAGGAGGCGCTCGTCGAGGTCCGCCGGGTGAATGAGCGGCTGCGGAAGATGATTGACGAGGAGAAGAAGCCGTACGAGCAGCTGGCCATCGCGCGCTACCTCGGCGGCGTGCTGTACGAGGACCAGCGGGAGTGGGACTCGGCGTACATCGACTACGCGAAGGCGCTCGAGCTGGAGCCGGGGCTGGGGCCGCTGGCGGAGCCGCTGTTGAGGCTGGCGAAGAAGACGGGGCGGCTGGACGAGTACGAGCGGCTGCGCAAGCGCTTCCCGGACGTGGCGCACGAGCCGTTGGGCCCGGGCGAGGGGCAGGTGCTGGTGGTGGTGGAGTCAGGGCTGGCGCCGGAGAAGGAGCCCGCGGACCGGAGGCTCGAGACGCACGACCTCATCCAGGTGCCGATGTTCCGGGACCGGGGCCGCCCGGGCCTGGCGCGGGTCTGGGTGGGGGACAGCGGCCAGCGGGCGGTGACGGTGACGTCGCTGGCGGACGTGGCGAAGGTGCACCTGAATGACCGCATCGGCCGGATGCTGGCCAGGCAGGTGGCCGGAGCGGTGGCGAAGGCGGGCCTGGCGGCGGGAGCGGGGGCGCTGACGAAGAGCAGGGAGCTGGGCGCGCTGACGTTCCTGCTGCTGAACACGATGAACCAGCCGGACCTGCGCTCGTGGATGTCGCTGCCGGCGGAGTTCCAGCTGGCGCGCTTCCGGTTGCCCGCGGGGCGGCACACGGTGACGGTGGAGGCGGCAGGCCTGCGCACCGAGCGGGAGGTCGAGGTCCAGCCGGGCCGGGTGCGTATCCTCGTCCTCCGCCGTTACGACTGA
- the lpoB gene encoding penicillin-binding protein activator LpoB produces MKTRLIVSVSLAGLLATACGGPRAFTRGTYEDPNTIEMLSDQFNENDLQLIAKKMVNSLAASPRFSQPGGPQLPVVLVGRLKNKTSEHIDMASLGDKIQTGLAQTGRFALLDKAAREDLAEEYEYQQSGYVRPDSAKGPGEQASADYLLTGELASIIQQVGNDKLVYYKMTVKLNNVRTGIVEWTDEKEIRKKFERKPISW; encoded by the coding sequence ATGAAGACCCGTCTCATCGTGTCCGTCTCGCTCGCCGGGCTCCTCGCCACCGCCTGCGGAGGGCCTCGCGCCTTCACCCGCGGCACCTACGAGGACCCGAACACCATCGAGATGCTGTCGGATCAGTTCAACGAGAACGATCTGCAGCTCATCGCCAAGAAGATGGTGAACTCGCTGGCGGCCTCGCCGCGCTTCTCCCAGCCCGGTGGGCCGCAGCTGCCCGTGGTGCTGGTGGGCCGGCTGAAGAACAAGACGTCCGAGCACATCGACATGGCCTCCTTGGGGGACAAGATCCAGACGGGGCTGGCGCAGACGGGCCGGTTCGCGCTGCTGGACAAGGCGGCGCGCGAGGACCTGGCCGAGGAGTACGAGTACCAGCAATCCGGCTACGTGCGCCCCGACTCCGCCAAGGGCCCGGGCGAGCAGGCCAGCGCGGACTACCTGCTCACCGGAGAGCTCGCCTCTATCATCCAGCAGGTCGGCAACGACAAGCTCGTCTATTACAAGATGACCGTGAAGCTGAACAACGTGCGCACGGGCATCGTGGAGTGGACGGACGAGAAGGAGATCCGCAAGAAGTTCGAGCGCAAGCCCATCTCCTGGTAG
- a CDS encoding mechanosensitive ion channel family protein, translating into MRRALTGLCLLVSVLLLPRAWALNAGLGEPPLLDRQTPYAAAQGFSAAVHRGDYELAAHYLDLDFIPPAEQKARGAVLARRLKFVLDHKLPTALTNLSKEPQGDAEGNRYDQIGVLLVGEASYPIRLANVPASGGRVWVFSEATVRAIDPLYEQYGPSTLGEVLPQWFFDKPVLGLELWQWLGVVLTVLGAGLLCVVLEKLSLGVLGQLAKWTRNGWDDALVPACKGPMRLLYFALFGALGATLLLLPPTARFLSSHLFTTLLIVSVAWFILRFLRVTAQFVQQSVTKEGKDASRARGLHTQLAVLRSVFEAATYLIAAALLLMQFETVRNVGVSLLASAGIAGLVIGLAAQKSISSLLAGIQLSITQPIRIGDQVVVENEFGTVEEITLTYVVVKVWDERRLVVPIPHFLDKPFQNWSKGGQSMLGPVKLLVDFSADIEALRVELRRILENEGKALWDGKVATVVVEEVLDRTLQVRVLLSSTPANLFDLRALVRERLMAYLRPRPEWLPTTRTESRPAAPQPAPAPAGEQAPPPPATPRA; encoded by the coding sequence ATGCGTCGCGCTCTGACTGGACTGTGCCTGCTGGTGTCCGTCCTCCTCCTGCCGAGGGCCTGGGCCCTCAACGCGGGCCTGGGGGAGCCCCCCCTGTTGGACCGGCAGACGCCGTACGCCGCCGCCCAGGGGTTCTCCGCCGCCGTGCACCGGGGGGACTACGAGCTGGCCGCGCACTACCTGGACCTGGACTTCATCCCCCCCGCCGAGCAGAAGGCCCGGGGCGCCGTGCTGGCCCGGCGGCTCAAGTTCGTCCTGGACCACAAGCTGCCCACCGCCCTGACCAACCTGAGCAAGGAGCCCCAGGGGGACGCGGAGGGCAACCGCTACGACCAGATTGGCGTCCTCCTGGTGGGCGAGGCCTCCTACCCCATCCGCCTGGCCAACGTCCCCGCCTCGGGTGGGCGGGTGTGGGTGTTCAGCGAGGCGACGGTGCGGGCCATTGATCCGCTCTACGAGCAGTACGGGCCGTCCACGCTGGGCGAGGTGTTGCCGCAGTGGTTCTTCGACAAGCCGGTGCTGGGGCTGGAGCTGTGGCAGTGGCTGGGCGTGGTGCTGACGGTGCTGGGGGCGGGGTTGTTGTGCGTGGTGCTGGAGAAGCTGTCGCTGGGGGTGCTGGGGCAGCTGGCGAAGTGGACGCGCAACGGCTGGGACGATGCGCTGGTGCCCGCGTGCAAGGGGCCGATGCGGCTGCTGTACTTCGCGCTGTTCGGGGCGCTCGGGGCGACGCTGCTGCTGTTGCCGCCCACGGCCCGCTTCCTGTCGTCCCACCTGTTCACCACGCTGCTCATCGTGTCGGTGGCGTGGTTCATCCTGCGCTTCCTCCGGGTGACGGCGCAGTTCGTCCAGCAGTCGGTGACGAAGGAGGGCAAGGACGCCTCGCGCGCGCGCGGGCTGCACACCCAGCTGGCGGTGCTGCGCTCCGTGTTCGAGGCGGCCACCTACCTCATCGCGGCGGCGCTGCTGCTCATGCAGTTCGAGACGGTGCGCAACGTGGGCGTGTCGCTGCTGGCCTCGGCCGGTATCGCGGGCCTCGTCATCGGTCTGGCCGCGCAGAAGTCCATCTCCTCGCTGCTGGCCGGCATCCAGCTGTCCATCACCCAGCCCATCCGGATTGGCGACCAGGTGGTGGTGGAGAACGAGTTCGGCACGGTGGAGGAGATCACCCTCACGTACGTGGTGGTGAAGGTGTGGGACGAGCGGCGGCTGGTCGTCCCCATTCCGCACTTCCTCGACAAGCCCTTCCAGAACTGGAGCAAGGGCGGGCAGAGCATGCTGGGCCCGGTGAAGCTGCTGGTGGACTTCTCGGCGGACATCGAGGCGCTGCGGGTGGAGCTGCGGCGCATCCTGGAGAACGAGGGCAAGGCGCTGTGGGACGGGAAGGTGGCCACCGTGGTGGTGGAGGAGGTGCTGGACCGGACGCTGCAGGTGCGCGTGTTGTTGAGCTCCACGCCGGCGAACCTCTTCGATCTGCGGGCCCTGGTGCGCGAGCGGCTGATGGCGTACCTGCGCCCGCGGCCCGAGTGGCTGCCCACCACGCGCACCGAGTCCCGTCCGGCGGCCCCGCAGCCGGCTCCCGCGCCAGCGGGCGAGCAGGCACCACCTCCACCCGCCACGCCCCGGGCGTAG
- a CDS encoding response regulator: MQEKRKILLIDDSEITLAMEKAVLEARGYEVIATSTLMEFEKTLQTWKPDLILTDIHMPEAKGTDICRTLKNEYGTQDIPIILFSSLPDDELSKLAEQVGADGSLSKVNGLEKMGEKIDELVQSIIW; this comes from the coding sequence GTGCAAGAGAAGCGAAAGATCCTCCTCATCGACGACAGCGAGATCACCCTCGCCATGGAGAAGGCCGTGCTGGAAGCACGCGGCTACGAGGTCATCGCCACGTCGACGTTGATGGAGTTCGAGAAGACCCTGCAGACGTGGAAGCCGGACCTCATCCTCACGGACATCCACATGCCCGAGGCCAAGGGCACGGACATCTGTCGGACGCTGAAGAACGAGTACGGCACGCAGGACATCCCCATCATCCTCTTCTCCAGCCTCCCGGATGACGAGCTGAGCAAGCTGGCCGAGCAGGTCGGCGCCGACGGCAGCCTGTCCAAGGTGAACGGACTGGAGAAGATGGGTGAGAAGATCGACGAGCTGGTGCAGAGCATCATCTGGTGA
- a CDS encoding cytochrome c family protein, with the protein MRRLVTGLALLAALSGCSRSKESRPAGPDTPAQANTAARADAPGAILFLSADVRGYLGPCGCSENMRGGIARAASQVKEARKGALPVLYVDGGDSLFGERELKPEQVPQEERKARALAEAMKDMGLVVRASGELDDARGAAFRQGLGLPELEPGGVKVLAAGARKVGVVSAADGAGLKQAAARARAGGAAFVVGLFHGTVQEAQQAAATPELGVDLVLATHTAFEFDGEENKPARDVPVVALQSKGRSLLRVDLAYGAKPGPFTLQKTAADTEREAASIERRLALMDKEINLPDITPERKQLLQQKLQELVARRQALLTAPVASVGEGDSFSVRFVPLESTLPSDPEVQKVVTAYDADVGKMNLEWAKAHGQDCPAPEKGQAAFVGNAACAECHAESFPVWEASKHHHAWKTLEDAGKQFHLNCTGCHVTGWEKPGGVCRLDKVAGRENVGCESCHGPGSLHAEDPSATNITARPGQEVCVTCHNRENSPHFDFATYVPRILGPGHGQPPAVKPKP; encoded by the coding sequence GTGAGGCGGCTCGTCACCGGACTGGCCCTGCTGGCGGCGCTCTCGGGGTGCTCGCGCAGCAAGGAGTCCCGTCCCGCCGGGCCGGACACCCCCGCGCAAGCAAACACCGCGGCCCGGGCGGATGCGCCAGGGGCCATCCTCTTCCTGTCCGCGGACGTGCGCGGCTACCTGGGCCCCTGCGGGTGCAGCGAGAACATGCGCGGAGGCATCGCGCGCGCGGCCTCGCAGGTGAAGGAGGCGCGCAAGGGCGCCCTGCCCGTGCTCTACGTGGATGGCGGCGACAGCCTCTTCGGGGAGCGGGAGCTGAAGCCGGAGCAGGTGCCGCAGGAGGAGCGCAAGGCGCGGGCGCTCGCCGAGGCCATGAAGGACATGGGCCTCGTGGTGCGCGCCTCGGGCGAGCTGGACGATGCGCGCGGCGCCGCCTTCCGCCAGGGGCTGGGACTGCCCGAGCTGGAGCCCGGTGGCGTGAAGGTGCTGGCCGCCGGAGCGCGCAAGGTGGGCGTGGTGAGCGCCGCGGACGGGGCCGGGCTGAAGCAGGCCGCGGCCCGGGCCCGCGCCGGGGGCGCCGCCTTCGTGGTGGGCCTGTTCCACGGCACCGTGCAGGAGGCCCAGCAGGCCGCGGCCACGCCGGAGCTGGGGGTGGACCTGGTGCTGGCCACGCACACCGCCTTCGAGTTCGACGGCGAGGAGAACAAGCCGGCGCGGGACGTGCCCGTCGTCGCCCTGCAGAGCAAGGGCCGCTCGCTGCTGCGCGTGGACCTGGCCTACGGCGCGAAGCCGGGCCCCTTCACGCTCCAGAAGACGGCGGCGGACACCGAGCGCGAGGCCGCCTCCATCGAGCGGCGCCTGGCGCTGATGGACAAGGAGATCAACCTCCCGGACATCACCCCGGAGCGCAAGCAGCTGCTGCAGCAGAAGCTCCAGGAGTTGGTGGCGCGCCGCCAGGCCCTGCTCACCGCGCCGGTGGCCTCGGTGGGCGAGGGCGACAGCTTCTCCGTGCGCTTCGTCCCCCTGGAGTCCACCCTCCCCTCGGATCCCGAGGTCCAGAAGGTGGTGACCGCCTATGACGCGGACGTGGGGAAGATGAACCTCGAGTGGGCCAAGGCCCATGGGCAGGACTGCCCGGCCCCGGAGAAGGGACAGGCCGCCTTCGTGGGCAACGCCGCCTGCGCCGAGTGCCACGCGGAGTCCTTCCCGGTGTGGGAGGCCTCCAAGCACCACCACGCGTGGAAGACGCTGGAGGACGCGGGCAAGCAGTTCCACCTCAACTGCACCGGCTGCCACGTCACCGGCTGGGAGAAGCCCGGCGGGGTGTGCCGCCTGGACAAGGTGGCCGGCCGCGAGAACGTGGGCTGTGAGAGCTGCCACGGCCCGGGCTCCCTCCACGCCGAGGATCCGTCCGCCACCAACATCACCGCCCGTCCCGGCCAGGAGGTGTGCGTCACCTGCCACAACCGGGAGAACT